The Archangium primigenium genomic interval CGCTGGCGGGCGACAAGGTGATGGCGCTCGCCCAGCTCGAGTCCGGCTGGGAGGGCCAGTACGGCGAGCGGCCACCCATGCAGCCCATGATGTGCGCGGGCCTCATCATCTGGCACGAGGAGCTGCCCGACGGCCGCTACAACATCCTCCTGCAGGGGGTCTGCCGTGCCCGGCTGCTCGAGGAGCTGCCGGCCCACGCGTCCTACCGCCAGGTGCGGGTGCAACTGCTGCCGGATCCGGCCTACCAGGGGCCCGGGGAGGAGCGGCTGCGGCAGGCGGTGTTCGACCTGGCGGGGCGGGTGCCCGCCTCGTTCGCGGAGAACCTGCTGCCCGTGGCGGCGCGCTCGCGGGGTGGGGCGCTGGCGGACGTGGTGGCCGCGGCGATCGTGCCCGAGCCCGAGCGGCGCCAGGAATTGCTGTGCGAGCTGGACGTGGGCCTGCGCCTGGCGGCGGTGATGGAGGACGTGGGCGAGCTCGTCGCGCGTTTGAGTCCGGTCAAGCCGGTGGGTCCGCTGAATTAGGCGCTTGCACCCGGAACGTGGGGGGCGTCTGCTAGCGCGCCTCAACGTCTCGCCCGGGAGGAAAGCGTTCCATGCGGCTCGTGAAGATGGGGCTGGCCAGCGTCAATGTCACCGTGGGCGCCTTCGCCCGCAACGTGGACCGCGCGCTGGAGCAGGCGCGCAAGATGGCCGCCGAGGACGTCACCCTGGGCGTCTTCCAGGAAGCGCTCATCGGGGGCTATCCCCCCGAGGACCTGGTGCAGTGGCGCGGCTTCGTGGAGAACCAGTGGCCCCAGCTCGAGCGCTTCGCCCGGGAGACGGCCGCCTTGCCCACCGTGTTCGTGATCGGCGTGGCGGTGGCGCACCAGGGCCTGCGCTACAACTGCGCGGCCATCGTCGCGGGCGGCCGGGTGCTGGGGCTCATCCCCAAGGAGAAGCTGCCCACCTACGGCGTCTTCTACGACGGGCGCACGTTCTCGCGCGGCACGCCCGGCATGAACGAGTCCTACCGGGGCGTCCCCCTGGGCGACTTCCTCTTCCGCTTCGACTTC includes:
- a CDS encoding LON peptidase substrate-binding domain-containing protein → MTTALERIELTSQALKVFPLPSAVLFPHAVLPLHIFEPRYRALVKDALAGDKVMALAQLESGWEGQYGERPPMQPMMCAGLIIWHEELPDGRYNILLQGVCRARLLEELPAHASYRQVRVQLLPDPAYQGPGEERLRQAVFDLAGRVPASFAENLLPVAARSRGGALADVVAAAIVPEPERRQELLCELDVGLRLAAVMEDVGELVARLSPVKPVGPLN